Genomic window (Deinobacterium chartae):
CGCGCGCCTCACGCGCCTCGAAGCGCACGAAGTGCTCGCTGACCGTGTGGTGGTCGCTGATCTTGACCCCGGCTGCATCGAAAGAGTGCAGCACCGCCGCGTGCAGTTCGATCAGCGCCCGGTCGCGCCACAGCGAACGCGCGCCCCGAACCCGCAGCCCCATGCGCCGGGCCACCTCGGGCAGCAGGTTGTAGCGGTCCTCGTCGGCCAGATTGCGCGCAGCGATCTCGGTTTCCACGTACCAGCCGTTGAACGGCGCGCAGCGGTACGATACGCCCCCGACCTCGAGGCGCATGTTCGAGATGACCGGCACCGCGTGCCAACGCAGGCCCAGCTCGGCAAACCACCCGAATTCCGGGTGGCTGATCAAAACCTCGAGGACCGCGTCCGGCGGAAGTTCAAACAGCCGCAGCTCTTTACCCACCCGGATTGCCAGCGGCAGCACGTCAAACGCAGTTCCCGGCCCGCCCCGCCAGCCCAGAGCCTGCAGGCGCGCGGTCAGCTCGAGGTTGCGCGGGTCACCCAGAACGCTGCCGTCGCTGCGGCGGTATCCGGCGTAGCGGATCAGCTGGTCGTTGAGAACCCGGATCGGGCGGTCCGGGTGAAAGACCGTGACGGTCGGACGGATGTTGCCGCCGTTCGTGGCCGAGCGCAGGTGCGCTACCAGCGCTGCGAACACCTCCTCGTGCGACTCGAGGTGCCGCATGTCGAACACGTCCAGGTAGCGCCAGTAGGCCCGCCCCACGCAGCGCACCGCGTTGCGCCACGCCACCCGGGCACCGTAGGACAGTTCCCCGTAGTCCTGCGTGTAGCGCCCGTACCGCACGAGCGCCTCCTCGACCTCGCGCAGGCGTGCGCAGAGTCCGGGACGCCCGGTTTCGCGGTGGTACAGCTCGAGGTAGGCGCGGGCCTCCTCGAGGGCGACGCCGGGGTCGGTCAGGGGAAGCACGTCCCCAGGATGACAGGGGCCGCGCTGATGTTTGTCCCGGGGTAAGCACGGCCCGGAAAACCCGGCGCGCGCAGGCCGGGACTGCCGACACAGGCTGTCCCCAGCCCGCCCGCTTGACCCTCCCGGCACCCTGTGCTTAAGTGAGGACATGGCTCTTGAAAGGAACAGCGTGTCCGAACGTTCGCCCTTTACGGGTGCGGGGGGAAGCGCGTAAGCCGCAGGCTTACCGGCGCTGCCGCCCGCTTCGACGTTGTCGGAGCGGTTTTTCTTTGGTCATCCCACCTCACAAGGAGCACCCATGCGAGACGCAGCACTTCAGGCCATCGAAGGCGCCCAGACCCTCGAGGCCCTTCAGGCGGTCAAAACCCACTACCTGGGCAAAAAAGGCGAGCTGACCAGCCAGCTCAAGACCCTCGGCAGCCTCTCTCCCGACGAGCGCCGCGCGCGCGGCGCGGAAATCAACGCGCTCAAAGCCGAACTCGAGGCCGCCATCGAGACCCGCGAGGCCCAGCTCAAGGAGGAAGCACTACAGGCCCGTCTGGCCTCGGAGGCGATCGACGTGACCCTGCCCGCTCCGGCCCACCCGGTCGGCGGCCTGCACGTCATCAGCCGCATCCTCGGTGACCTCGAGGAGATCTTCGAACGCATGGGCTACAGCGTGGTCGAAGGACCCGAGGTCGAAGAGGACCGCTTCAACTTCGACGCGCTGAATATCCCGTGGCACCACCCGGCCCGCGACATGTGGGACACCTTCTGGCTCGAGGACGGGCGCCTGCTGCGCACGCACACCAGCCCGATGCAGGTGCGCTACATGCTCGCGCACGAAGCTCCCTTAAAGATCGTGGTTCCCGGCAAGGTCTTCCGCTACGAGGCCACCGACGCCACCCACGAAAGCATGTTCCACCAGCTCGAGGGCTTGGTGGTCGGCGACCACATCTCGATGGCGGACCTCAAGGGCACCATCTCCGAGATGGCCCGCGCCCTGTTCGGCCCCAAGGCCAAGGTGCGCTTTCAGCCGTCGTTCTACCCCTTCGTGGAGCCGGGCGCGGACTTCGCGGTGTGGTGGGAGAACCCGCGCGGCGCCTCGAAGTGGCTCGAGCTCGGCGGCTGCGGCATGGTCCACCCGCAGGTGTTCAAGGCGGTGGACGACCTGCGCGAGGAACGCGGCCTGCCCCGGGCCTACGAGGGCAAGACCGGCTTCGCCTTCGGCCTCGGTCCGGAGCGCATCGCCATGCTCAAGTACGGCATTCCCGACATCCGCTACTTCTACCAGAACGACCTGCGCGTCCTGACCCAGTTCCGCGGTGACCTCGACCCGGTCGTGAGCGACCCCGGCCCGGTCCGCTACGACACCCAGGAGACCCTCTGATGCTGATCGCCTATTCCTGGCTGAAAGAGCTGCTGCCCGACCTGCCCGCCCCGCACGACCTCGAGCCGGTCCTGGCCCGCATGGGCTTGCCCCTCGAGGAGATCATGGAGATCCCGGCCGCCCCTCAGGGCGTGCTGTACGGCGAGGTCGAGCGCTGCGTGCCCCTCGAGGGCACCGAACTGCGCGTTCTGACCGTGCGGGTGGGCCAGAGCGAGCCGATCACGGTCGCGACCGGAGCGCCCAACGCGCGCGCCGGGGTCGGGGTCGCCATCGCGCCTCCGGGCACGGTGATCGAAGGACAGACCCTGGGGGTGCGCGAGATGCAGGGCGTGTCCTCGTGGGGCATGGCCTGCTCGCCCAAGGAGCTCGGGATCGGGGAGTACGCGGGCGGCCTGCTGCTGCTGCCCAGCGGCAGCGCCGAGCCCGGCACGCCCCTGAGCGAGCTGTGGCCCGCCGAGACCGTACTCGACGTAGAAGTCACCCCCAACCGCGCCGACGTGCTCTCGGCCCTGGGCCTCGCCCGCGACCTCGCCGCCTTCTTGCGCCTCGAGCTGCGCGAGCCGGGCCCGGGCCTCGCCCCGGAACCCGGGCGCGCCAACGCCGACGTGATCCTCGAGCACCCCGCCGCCGACCGCTTCGTGGCGCGCAGCGCCTCGGGCCTCGAGAACGGCCCCAGCCCGCTGTGGATCCAGCGCCGCCTGCTGGCCGCCGGACTGCGCCCCATCAACGTGGCGGTGGACGTCTCGAACTACGTGATGCTCGAACTCGGACAGCCCACCGCCATGTACGACGCCCGCGACCTCGCGGGACGCCGCCTCGCGGCCAGCCCCGCCCGCCAGGGCGAGACCGTGATCGGGCTCGACGGCGAGGAGTACGTCCTCGAGGAGGGCGACGTGGTGATCCGCGGCGACGAGGACCGCATCGTCGGCATCGCCGGCATCCTGGGCGCCCAGCACGGATCGGTGCGCGACGACACCCGCGACCTGATCCTCGAGGCCGCGCACTTTGACCCGGTCAAGCTGCGCATGACCGCGCGCCGCCTGGGCCTGGCCACCGACGCCGTGTACCGCTACGAGCGCGGCGTGGACCCCGAGCTCGCCCCGCGCGCCGCCGACCGCATCATGGAACTGCTGCGCCAGGCCGGAGCGCGCATCGATCCGGGCGCGACCGACGCGGGCCGCCCCGCCCCGGCCAAGGTCCTGAGCCTCGCCCCCGACTACGCCCGCCGCCTGCTGGGCATGCACATCCCCGACGACGAGATGCGGGGCATCCTCGAGCGCCTGGGCGCCCGGGTGAGCCTCGAGGAGGGAACGCTGCAGGTCACCCCGCCCTCCTGGCGCGTGGACCTGCACCTGCCCGAGGACCTGATCGAGGAGGTCGCGCGCCTGCACGGCTACGAGAGCCTGCCCGAGACGCTGCCGGTGCTGCGGGTCGCCGCCGACAACGAGGCCCTGGTGCGCGCCGCGAGGATGCGCCGCGACCTCAAGCGCGCCTTCGCGGGCCTGGGCTTCCAGGAAGTGGTGAACTACAGCTTCACCTCGGACGAGGAGGCCCGCGCCGCCCGCGCCGAACTGCCCGGCGTGCGCCTGCGCAACCCGCTCACCGCCGACCGCACCGCGCTGCGCACCGCCCTGTACCCGGGCCTGCTGCGCACCAGCCACGTCAACGCCGCCGAGAAGCGCCTGCTGATCTTCGAGCTCGGGCGCATCTTCCCGGCGGCGGGCGAAACCGAGGCCTTCGGTGCCCTGATGCGCGGCCCGCTGGCACCCGCCGGATGGTCCTCGGCCCTCGAGGGCGGTTTCTACGCCTTCAAGAGCCTGCTCGAGGCGGCCGCCCAGGCCCTGGGGGCCGAGCTGAGCGTGCGCGCCTACCCGGACCGCGCGCAGGTGCCCGCCCACCTGCACCCCGGCATTGCCGGACGCGTGTTCTGGAACGGCCAGGAAGCCGGCTGGATCGGTGAGCTGCACCCCGCCGTGGCCGCCGCCACCGCAGCCCGCGAGCGCATCTACCTGCTCGAGATGCACCTTCCGCTGGCGGCGCGCGAATGGACCTTCCAGGACCCCAGCCGCGCCCCGGCCTCGCTGCGCGACCTCGCCATCATCGCGCCCCTCGAGGTGTCGTACGGCGAGATGATCGACCTGCTGCGCCAAGAGGGCGGCGAGCTCCTCGAGTCCGCCGAGGCCTTCGACGTGTACCGCGGAACCCCCATCCCCGAGGGCCAGCGCTCGGTCGCCATCCGCCTGACCTTCCGCGGCAAGCGCACCCTGCAAGACGCCGACGTGGACCCGGTGTTCGCGCACCTGCGCGAACGGGTCAAGGCCGCAGGCTGGAGCATCCGCGAAGCGCAGTAAAGCAAGCCTGTAAGCCATCCCCTCGAGGAGCGGGGCGACCGGGAGCAACTTCCCCTTCGCCCCGCTCCTTGCTTGCTTGCCTTTTCGCTCATCTCTGGCTTGACGCCCCCGGCGACCTACGCTAAACTCAGGGACGCGCATCGAGGCGTAGCGCAGGCCGGTAGCGCACTTGGTTTGGGACCAAGGGGTCGCTGGTTCGAATCCAGTCGCCTCGACCAGAGTTTGCATTGCGGGATTGGTGTAGTGGTAGCACAGCAGCCTTCCAAGCTTCTGGCACCGGTTCGAATCCGGTATCCCGCTCCAACATGAGCACTCCCTCCCGGGGAGTGCTTTTCTTGAGTTTGCGGCGCGGGTCCGTTAAAATACCACCGCGCCCCGCGTGCGCCCTTAGCTCAGCTGGATAGAGCAACCGCCTTCTAAGCGGTCGGTCGTGGGTTCGAATCCTACAGGGCGCGCCAAGATAAAAGCCTTTGGTGCGCGAAATAGAGGATTGGCCAAATGAACCAATCCTCTATTTTTCTGGTTGTACGCCTACGTTGACAGCTACGAAGCAAAAATCACCCTGAACTTGCGTGGATTTTGAGGCGCGGCCTCCCATTATCCTGCGGCATGCCCGACTACACCTGCCCGGCCTGCATCGAGGTACAGCCCCTGGTCCTCCACATCACCCAGCAGCCCACCGGGGAACTCTACCGGGTCTTCCAAACCTGCCAGGGACTGCATTACGACGAGTCCGGCGAGGTCCTCGAGGCCGAAGCAGGCGCCGTCGTGCGAACAGGCCGATCAGGTCGTTGCCGCCACTTAGATGCAGTTGTCGTCAAGTAGTTCGTCGAGCATTTCCAGTTTGAAGGGACGAGTGGTTTTGGGCATAGGGAATCCTTCCCGAAGGGTATATTCCACTCTCCGTTACCCTCAAAATCTGTTCGCACTCAACTTGTAAGTACCTGCTTGGTCCCCTCACCGGGCCGTATTTTGTCGTATTTGATTAGATTTTTTCTTAAAAAAGGCCCATCTCTCTTCGCCGCAGGTCCCCACTTTGCCCTGGTCACGCTGCACACTGCCGAAGGACCTAACTTCTTAATAGAAGGCATGTTATCCTGAAACTCTATGGCCTCTTCATCGACCGTTCACGATAGTCGCACCCTGATGGTCGAGGATCTGCAGCGCCTGTTGGACGCCGTTCCAGAAGGGGGCCGTCAGGCATATCACCACGCGATTGTCGAGGACAACCTTCTGTTAAAGAAGACAACACGGACCCGTAAGGTGAGCTGGAAGTATCTGCAGCGGCTGTACGGTTTCGACGACCCTGCATACACCCGACTTAACCGGCTTTACCACGCCCATCCTGGTGCACTGCCGCTCCTCGCACTCTTGATTGGCCTGACGCGTGATCACATCATGCACGCAACCGCTGAATTTATCCTGCCGCAACCCTATGGGAGCGTGGTTGATCTTCCCTCGCTCAAAGCCTGGATGTCGCAATACTGGGGTGACACCCGCACCGAAACGTCACGGCATGCCATTGCTCAGCGCGTGCTATCCAGTTGGGCGCAAAGCGGTCATCTAAAGGGGATCAAGACCAAACGCCGCATTCGTGTGGCCCCCTCACCAGAAGCGGTGGCCTTTGCCCTCTACCTGGGCCACCAGGAGGGCGCGCGCGGACTGCTGCTATACCAGACCGTGTATGCTCGAGCGCTCGATGCTAGCGAGGGAGAACTCGACGAGCTCGCGTACCAGGCAAGCACACTTGGACAACTCAAATACCGCCGGATTGCTGACGTCCTCGAGATTACCTTTCCAGAACCATGAGCCCCTTAAATAACCTGCTAAAAACCTACCGCCAGCACCACGTGCACCGTGACCTGCCATGGCCCGACAACCTCGCAGGTCCGCAACGCGTCTGGTTCGCTGTCTACCCCCCGGAGGACGAGCGCCGCTTGCGCACCCGCCTTGCGGAGTTCGAAATCGCGACCAAGGAACACGGCCGTGGCTGGCGACATGTTGATCTCACCGACGTTTTTGCACGCTGGATGGCTACACACCCGTACCGAGAGGCTTACTTCCAGAACCCTAGCCTGATCGGCGGTGCCCTCGAGGGCTTTCACGAGCACATCACCCAACTCCTAGAGCGAGAACTCAACGAGGCTGACTCGCACACTGTCGTGGCCGTCACCGGAGCCGCCTCCCTGTACGGCCTCACCAAGGTTTCCCGTGTCGTTTCCGACGTCGCCAGTGGCATCCGTGGACGACTGCTCTTGTTCTTCCCCGGCACATACACCCACCAGTCCTACCACCTGCTCGGCGTGGGGGACGGCTGGAACTATCTCTCGATTCCCATCACCGTCTGAACAGGAAGGTCACCGTGAACAACGCCGACGTCTTCGCTCGCAATCCCCTGCACACCGACATCCCAAACCAGGGCGTCTCGAGTCTCGGCACGCCGCGCCGGCCGGAGGAGTGGCGCGTGCTGCAATGGGAGCTCGAGAGTTTCGTCTGCGAGGGCGAGTACGCCCGCGGGCTGGAAAAGATCCTCAGCTCATACCTGCAGAACGTCGAAGCGCCCGAGCAGCCGTCCGTGTGGGTAAGCGGCTTCTACGGCAGCGGCAAGTCTCACCTCGTGCGCGTCCTCGAGTACCTCTGGCGCAACCCGGTCTTCCCGAGCGGCACGCCCGCCGAGGGTCGGCAGGCGCGTGACCTCGTCGAACTGCCCGAGGACGTGCGCGTGCACCTGCGTGAGCTCAGTACCAAGGGCAAACAGGCTGGGGGGCTGTGGTCGGCAGCGGGCACCCTCAACAGTGGCGTCGCCGAGTACGCGCGCATGGCTTTCTTGCAGATCGCGTTCCGCGCGGCTGGCCTGCCCGAGGCCCTGCACCAAGCACGCCTCGTCCTGTGGCTGCACGACCGCGGGGTGCTCGACGCGACGCGCCAGGCGGTCGAGGCAGCCGGGGGCGATTGGGGGTACGAGCTGCGGAACATGTTCGTCTCGCCAATCCTGGCGCAAGCGGTGCGCGCGCACGCCCTGCCCGGCCTTGGCAGCGACGACGCGGCCCTCGAAGCCCTGCGGCACCAGTTCCCACAGGTGCAAGACGTCACGAACGAGGAACTCGTCGACACCCTCACGGCCGTCTTCCGCTACGTCACGGACGGCAGCGGCAAGGCCCCGTGTACGCTGTTCGTGCTCGACGAGCTGCAGCAGTACATCGGGGAGAGCAACGAGCGCGCGATGCAGGTGCAGGAACTCGTCGAGACCTGCAGCAAGCGCTTCCAGGGGAAGGTTCTGGTGATCGCGACCGGCCAGTCCGCCATGAGCGCCACGCCACAACTCGCGCGTATCCGGGGCCGCTTCCCGCTTTCCGTGGAACTCAGCGATGCGGACGTGGAGAACGTGATCCGCAAGGTGATCCTCCGCAAGAACCCCGCCGCGGTGGACGTGGTGCGCAACACCCTCGACGCCACCAGCGGCGAAATTGACCGTCACCTGGCCGGCAGCAAGTTCGCCGCGCGCCATGAGGACAAGAACGTCCTCGTCGCCGACTACCCGCTCCTGCCCACCCGTCGGCGCTTCTGGGAGAAGGTGCTGCGGGCCATCGACCGTGGCGGCAGCGCAGGCCAGTTGCGCAGCCAGCTCCGCATCACGCACGAGGCCAGCAAAAGCGTCGCTGCCCGTCCTGTTGGGCATGTCGTCGGCGCGGACTTCATCTACGACCAGCAGGTTGCGCACATGAAGCAGGCGGGTGTGCTGCTCCCCGAAACGGACAGCATGATCGCGCGCCTCAACGACGGCACCCCAGATGGCCAGTTGCGTCAGCGGCTCGCGCAGACCATCTTCCTGCTCGGCAAGCTCGGCACGGACGAGGGCGTCAAGGCCGACGCCGCCACGCTCGCCGACCTGATCGTGGAGGACCTGCCTGCGGGCAGCACGGCGCTGCGCGCCCGTATCCCGGACCTGCTGGCCGACCTCGTCGAGCGCGGCGAGGTCATGCAGGTCGCAGACAGCTACCGCCTGCAGACCCGCGAGGGCGCTGAGTGGACAAGCGCCTTCAACAACGCGTATGGCCGCATCTTCAACGACAGCGTCCGCCTCGCCCAGGAGCGCGCCCGGCTCCTGCGTGAAGCGGTGCAGGCGACCCTCAAACCCGTCACCGCCGTTCAAGGTGAATCCCGCACGCCACGCAAGATCGACCTGCACCTCTCCGACAACGCCCCTGACGTCGCCAGTAGCGCCGTCCCGGTGTGGGTGCGTGACGAGTGGAGCACGACTCTTGAAACGGTACGCGGCGAGGCCCGCGCGTACGGCCTTGAAGGTGCCCAGGGTGCGGTCGTTCATGTGCATCTGCCGAAACTTCGCGACCAAGACCTACGCCGAGCGCTGGCCGCCAAGCTGGCCGCCACGGAGGTGCTGAATGCGCGTGCGAACGCGAATACGCCCGAGGCACGCGAGGCGCAGGCAGCCATGAAGACCCGCTCGGACCAGGCGGACGCGGAAGTGCGAGGCATCATTGCCGACATCGTGAACGGCGGCCGCGTCTTTCAGGGCGGTGGGAACGAGGTCGGCGAGGGCAGCTTGCGCGCCAGCGTGCAGGCAGCTGTGACGAGCGCCCTCGCACGCCTCTACCCGAACTTCGCCACCGCGGACGATCCCCGCTGGGCGCAGGTGTTCAGGAACGCGCGCAACGGCAGCACCAGCGCCCTGGAAGCCATCGGGCACAAGAGTGAGCCAGAGCAGCATCCGGTGTCCAAAGCAGTGCTTGGCATCATCGGTCCCGGAGCGCGAGGCAGCGACGTGCGCAAAGCGCTGACCGCGCCGCCGTACGGGTGGCCGCAGGACGCAATTGACGGGACGCTCGTCCTGCTGATGCTCACGGGCCATCTCAAGGCCAGCGTGAACGGCTCCCCGGTGGATGCTAAGGCGATCGAGGCGAGCAAGATCAACCAGATCGAGTTCAAGCCTGAGAACATCGTTATCACAAAGCTGCAGCGCATCGCGGTCCGCAAACTGCTCACCGAGGCCGACATCAACGTCGGCTCGGGCCTAGAAGGGCAGGGCGTTGCACGTCTCCTCGCAGACCTGCTGGAATTCCACCGCCAGACGGGCGGAGAGGCGCCCCTACCGGAACCGCGGGATACGGCTTGGCTGAAACACGGCGCCTCCCTGCAGGGAAACGAGCAGCTCCTGTGGGCGTACCAGAAGCGCGAGGATCTCGGCGCTGAGTGGAAACGCACCCGCGCGCAGGCAGACCTGGCCAAAGAGCGCCTCAAGGACTGGAGCTTGCTGCAGAAACTGCTGAAGCACAACGCGAACGAGGACCTGGCTGCGCAGGCCGAGGCAATCCGCAACGGGCGCCAACTGCTCGATGAAGTTGACCCGGTGCGGCCCCTCGCAAGCGCATTGATGAAAGATCTGCGCGCCCGCCTCACCGAGGCACTGCAGGCGTACACGCAGCGCTACGAGGCTGCCCTGACGGAACTGAAAGGCATGCCGGAATGGACGAAGCTAGAGCCCGCCGACCAGGACTCGGTGTTGCGAAAAGCCAACCTACAGCCCGCCTCGGACTCTAAGCTCAGCTCGATCACCGAGGTCGTTCAGGAGCTCGACCGTACCCCACTCAGTGAATGGCAAGCCCGTCAGGAAGCTCTCGTAGCACGGCTGCAACGCGCCAAAGAGGAGGTGTTGGCCCGCGCCCGCCCAAAGGCAAAGCAGCTGCGGCCCAAGACAGCCAGCCTCGAGTCGCCTGCCGATGTCGACCGGTACCTCGAGGAGCTGCGCAGCGAGCTGTTGAAGTTGATGGAATCCGGGGACCCCGTCGTCATCATCTGATTTCCTAAAGCGAGGCCCAGCATGATTCCCACCAGCTCTGCCCCTCCCATCAGCGGCATCGAACAGACCGTCACGCCAACCTTCATGCACGAGCTGGGCGCGCTGCCAAAGCGCACCCACGACCGCGTGGAGAAAGCGCTGGCGGTCCTCAAGCGCGACCCGACCAACGCCGAGCGGCAGCTTGACATCAAGAAACTGCAGCAGGTCGACGCCTGGCGCATCAAAATCGACGACTACCGCGTGCTGTACCAGTTTGACGATCGCGTCATGACCTTCATCAGCGTCCTGCCCCGCAA
Coding sequences:
- a CDS encoding nitric oxide synthase oxygenase; translated protein: MLPLTDPGVALEEARAYLELYHRETGRPGLCARLREVEEALVRYGRYTQDYGELSYGARVAWRNAVRCVGRAYWRYLDVFDMRHLESHEEVFAALVAHLRSATNGGNIRPTVTVFHPDRPIRVLNDQLIRYAGYRRSDGSVLGDPRNLELTARLQALGWRGGPGTAFDVLPLAIRVGKELRLFELPPDAVLEVLISHPEFGWFAELGLRWHAVPVISNMRLEVGGVSYRCAPFNGWYVETEIAARNLADEDRYNLLPEVARRMGLRVRGARSLWRDRALIELHAAVLHSFDAAGVKISDHHTVSEHFVRFEAREAREGREVKGRWSWLVPPISGSTSPIFHRRYDDLELKPNFFAPEDTGGCPVH
- the pheS gene encoding phenylalanine--tRNA ligase subunit alpha; the protein is MRDAALQAIEGAQTLEALQAVKTHYLGKKGELTSQLKTLGSLSPDERRARGAEINALKAELEAAIETREAQLKEEALQARLASEAIDVTLPAPAHPVGGLHVISRILGDLEEIFERMGYSVVEGPEVEEDRFNFDALNIPWHHPARDMWDTFWLEDGRLLRTHTSPMQVRYMLAHEAPLKIVVPGKVFRYEATDATHESMFHQLEGLVVGDHISMADLKGTISEMARALFGPKAKVRFQPSFYPFVEPGADFAVWWENPRGASKWLELGGCGMVHPQVFKAVDDLREERGLPRAYEGKTGFAFGLGPERIAMLKYGIPDIRYFYQNDLRVLTQFRGDLDPVVSDPGPVRYDTQETL
- the pheT gene encoding phenylalanine--tRNA ligase subunit beta — translated: MLIAYSWLKELLPDLPAPHDLEPVLARMGLPLEEIMEIPAAPQGVLYGEVERCVPLEGTELRVLTVRVGQSEPITVATGAPNARAGVGVAIAPPGTVIEGQTLGVREMQGVSSWGMACSPKELGIGEYAGGLLLLPSGSAEPGTPLSELWPAETVLDVEVTPNRADVLSALGLARDLAAFLRLELREPGPGLAPEPGRANADVILEHPAADRFVARSASGLENGPSPLWIQRRLLAAGLRPINVAVDVSNYVMLELGQPTAMYDARDLAGRRLAASPARQGETVIGLDGEEYVLEEGDVVIRGDEDRIVGIAGILGAQHGSVRDDTRDLILEAAHFDPVKLRMTARRLGLATDAVYRYERGVDPELAPRAADRIMELLRQAGARIDPGATDAGRPAPAKVLSLAPDYARRLLGMHIPDDEMRGILERLGARVSLEEGTLQVTPPSWRVDLHLPEDLIEEVARLHGYESLPETLPVLRVAADNEALVRAARMRRDLKRAFAGLGFQEVVNYSFTSDEEARAARAELPGVRLRNPLTADRTALRTALYPGLLRTSHVNAAEKRLLIFELGRIFPAAGETEAFGALMRGPLAPAGWSSALEGGFYAFKSLLEAAAQALGAELSVRAYPDRAQVPAHLHPGIAGRVFWNGQEAGWIGELHPAVAAATAARERIYLLEMHLPLAAREWTFQDPSRAPASLRDLAIIAPLEVSYGEMIDLLRQEGGELLESAEAFDVYRGTPIPEGQRSVAIRLTFRGKRTLQDADVDPVFAHLRERVKAAGWSIREAQ
- a CDS encoding DUF1788 domain-containing protein, which codes for MSPLNNLLKTYRQHHVHRDLPWPDNLAGPQRVWFAVYPPEDERRLRTRLAEFEIATKEHGRGWRHVDLTDVFARWMATHPYREAYFQNPSLIGGALEGFHEHITQLLERELNEADSHTVVAVTGAASLYGLTKVSRVVSDVASGIRGRLLLFFPGTYTHQSYHLLGVGDGWNYLSIPITV
- the brxC gene encoding BREX system P-loop protein BrxC, which codes for MNNADVFARNPLHTDIPNQGVSSLGTPRRPEEWRVLQWELESFVCEGEYARGLEKILSSYLQNVEAPEQPSVWVSGFYGSGKSHLVRVLEYLWRNPVFPSGTPAEGRQARDLVELPEDVRVHLRELSTKGKQAGGLWSAAGTLNSGVAEYARMAFLQIAFRAAGLPEALHQARLVLWLHDRGVLDATRQAVEAAGGDWGYELRNMFVSPILAQAVRAHALPGLGSDDAALEALRHQFPQVQDVTNEELVDTLTAVFRYVTDGSGKAPCTLFVLDELQQYIGESNERAMQVQELVETCSKRFQGKVLVIATGQSAMSATPQLARIRGRFPLSVELSDADVENVIRKVILRKNPAAVDVVRNTLDATSGEIDRHLAGSKFAARHEDKNVLVADYPLLPTRRRFWEKVLRAIDRGGSAGQLRSQLRITHEASKSVAARPVGHVVGADFIYDQQVAHMKQAGVLLPETDSMIARLNDGTPDGQLRQRLAQTIFLLGKLGTDEGVKADAATLADLIVEDLPAGSTALRARIPDLLADLVERGEVMQVADSYRLQTREGAEWTSAFNNAYGRIFNDSVRLAQERARLLREAVQATLKPVTAVQGESRTPRKIDLHLSDNAPDVASSAVPVWVRDEWSTTLETVRGEARAYGLEGAQGAVVHVHLPKLRDQDLRRALAAKLAATEVLNARANANTPEAREAQAAMKTRSDQADAEVRGIIADIVNGGRVFQGGGNEVGEGSLRASVQAAVTSALARLYPNFATADDPRWAQVFRNARNGSTSALEAIGHKSEPEQHPVSKAVLGIIGPGARGSDVRKALTAPPYGWPQDAIDGTLVLLMLTGHLKASVNGSPVDAKAIEASKINQIEFKPENIVITKLQRIAVRKLLTEADINVGSGLEGQGVARLLADLLEFHRQTGGEAPLPEPRDTAWLKHGASLQGNEQLLWAYQKREDLGAEWKRTRAQADLAKERLKDWSLLQKLLKHNANEDLAAQAEAIRNGRQLLDEVDPVRPLASALMKDLRARLTEALQAYTQRYEAALTELKGMPEWTKLEPADQDSVLRKANLQPASDSKLSSITEVVQELDRTPLSEWQARQEALVARLQRAKEEVLARARPKAKQLRPKTASLESPADVDRYLEELRSELLKLMESGDPVVII